The nucleotide window CGGTGCAGCCGATACTCTGAGCGGGTGTCCGACGCTTCCGACCAGCCCGTGCAAAACCCGACCCCGCGCTACGGCTACTTCGGTCCGGAAGGCACGTTCACCCATCAGGCTCTGCTGAGCGTTCCGCACGCCGACCGCGCCGAGCAGACCCCGTACCTCAGTGTGGCGGCCTGCCTGGACGCGGTCCGCGACGGCGAGGTCGACGCCGGGCTGGTCCCGATCGAGAACTCGGTCGAGGGCGGCGTCTCGGCGACCTTGGACAATCTGACCTACGGCCGGCCGCTGATGATCACCCGCGAGGTGTTGCTGCCGGTTCAGTTCACCCTGTTCGCCCGGCCGGGCACCCGGCTGGACGAGGTACGATGCGTGGTCACTCATCCGCACGCCGCGGCCCAGTGCCGGGACTGGCTGGCCGCCAACGTGCCGGCGGCGACGATCACCACCGAGGGTTCCACCGCCGCGGCGGCGGCCGCGGTCGCCGATCCCGAGTCCGGCTTCGACGCGGCCGTGTGCTCGCAGATCGCCGGTGAGTTGCACAAGCTGACGCCGCTGGCCACCGAGATCGCCGACAACACCAGTGCGGTGACCCGGTTCATCCTCCTTCGTCGGCCCGCCCCGGTCGGCCGACCGACCGGAGCGGACAAGACCAGCCTGGTGCTGTTCATGAA belongs to Microlunatus elymi and includes:
- the pheA gene encoding prephenate dehydratase, coding for MSDASDQPVQNPTPRYGYFGPEGTFTHQALLSVPHADRAEQTPYLSVAACLDAVRDGEVDAGLVPIENSVEGGVSATLDNLTYGRPLMITREVLLPVQFTLFARPGTRLDEVRCVVTHPHAAAQCRDWLAANVPAATITTEGSTAAAAAAVADPESGFDAAVCSQIAGELHKLTPLATEIADNTSAVTRFILLRRPAPVGRPTGADKTSLVLFMKIDHSGALLELLEQFASRGVNLCRIESRPTKTALGSYCFAIDAEGHIDDERLAEAMMGLHRVSAQVIFLGSYPRADATQPDILAGTTNSDYTAARDWLNHLRNPG